One window of Nocardia sp. NBC_00508 genomic DNA carries:
- a CDS encoding AMP-dependent synthetase/ligase, translated as MTTTDIGYAHESGKTVYTVPAAFQETARLRPDQIALRKVGGTQEYTWRDYAERVRSIAAGLAGLGVRHGDTVGIMLTNRPEFNLVDTAALHVGATPFSIYNTSSPEQITHLFTNAGNKVVVTEQVFLDRITAAGVPLEHIVMVDGPAADTITLEQVEAAPAAEFDFDAAWQAVRADDLATLIYTSGTTGPSKGVEITHRNVLAQIIALVNGPLQVGLDDRAVSYLPAAHVADRISGHAINLLTGIQITTVPDPREVAAALPDARPTIFFGVPRVWQKIKAGVEGRLAAEPSPVKKALANWAIGTGIAAARADLAGKGRGPLLSVQHTIAETLVLSKLRHALGLDQLKVASSGAAPIPPETLEYFLGLGFTVSEVWGMSETSGVGTYTELAKPRPGSVGRPVDGMELRLDADGEVLVRGPIVTRGYRNMPDKTAEAIDSDGWLHTGDIGTLDADGYLRIVDRKKELIINEAGKNIAPSNIENAAKAASSLIGQAVAIGDAKPYIAALIVLDADVAALRAKELDATADDITTLATRREIVEEVLAAVQAGNAKLSRVEQIKRFTILGAVWEPGGDELTPKMSLKRVPIATKYQAEIQALYAENASDRVVNVK; from the coding sequence ATGACGACAACAGACATCGGATACGCGCACGAATCGGGCAAAACGGTCTACACCGTGCCCGCGGCATTCCAGGAGACCGCGCGACTGCGCCCCGACCAGATCGCCCTGCGCAAGGTGGGCGGCACCCAGGAGTACACCTGGCGCGATTACGCCGAACGGGTGCGTTCCATCGCGGCGGGCCTGGCAGGCCTCGGCGTCCGGCACGGCGACACCGTCGGCATCATGCTCACCAACCGGCCCGAATTCAACCTGGTCGACACCGCGGCGCTGCACGTGGGCGCGACCCCGTTCTCGATCTACAACACCAGCTCCCCCGAGCAGATCACCCACCTGTTCACCAACGCGGGCAATAAAGTCGTGGTGACCGAACAGGTTTTCCTCGACCGGATCACCGCCGCCGGCGTGCCGCTCGAGCACATCGTCATGGTCGACGGCCCCGCCGCGGACACCATCACCCTCGAGCAGGTCGAGGCCGCGCCCGCCGCGGAATTCGATTTCGACGCCGCCTGGCAAGCGGTTCGAGCCGACGACCTGGCCACCCTGATCTACACCTCCGGCACCACCGGCCCGTCCAAGGGCGTGGAGATCACCCACCGCAACGTGCTCGCCCAGATCATCGCGCTGGTCAACGGCCCACTGCAGGTCGGGCTCGATGACCGCGCCGTGTCCTACCTGCCCGCCGCGCACGTCGCCGACCGGATCTCCGGACACGCGATCAACCTGCTCACCGGCATCCAGATCACCACCGTCCCCGACCCACGCGAGGTCGCCGCCGCCCTGCCCGACGCGCGCCCGACCATCTTCTTCGGCGTGCCACGGGTGTGGCAGAAGATCAAGGCGGGTGTCGAGGGCAGGCTCGCCGCCGAACCGAGCCCGGTGAAGAAGGCACTGGCCAACTGGGCGATCGGCACCGGCATCGCCGCCGCACGGGCGGATCTGGCCGGTAAAGGTCGCGGTCCGCTGCTGTCGGTGCAGCACACGATCGCCGAAACCCTGGTGCTGTCCAAGCTGCGCCACGCACTCGGTTTGGATCAGCTGAAGGTCGCCTCCTCCGGCGCGGCCCCCATCCCGCCGGAGACCTTGGAATACTTCCTTGGCCTCGGCTTCACCGTCAGCGAGGTGTGGGGTATGTCCGAGACCAGCGGCGTGGGCACCTACACCGAACTGGCCAAGCCGCGTCCCGGTTCGGTCGGGCGCCCGGTGGACGGCATGGAGCTGCGGCTCGACGCCGACGGCGAGGTCCTGGTGCGCGGTCCGATCGTCACCCGCGGCTACCGCAACATGCCGGACAAGACCGCCGAGGCGATCGACTCCGACGGCTGGCTGCACACCGGCGATATCGGCACCCTCGACGCCGACGGCTACCTGCGGATCGTGGACCGCAAGAAGGAACTGATCATCAACGAGGCGGGCAAGAACATCGCGCCCAGCAACATCGAAAACGCCGCCAAGGCCGCGTCCTCGCTGATCGGTCAGGCGGTCGCGATCGGCGACGCCAAGCCTTACATCGCCGCGCTGATCGTGCTCGACGCCGACGTCGCCGCGCTGCGCGCCAAGGAACTCGACGCCACCGCCGACGACATCACCACCCTGGCCACCCGCCGGGAGATCGTCGAGGAAGTGCTCGCCGCGGTGCAGGCGGGCAATGCGAAACTCTCGCGCGTCGAACAGATCAAGCGTTTCACCATCCTCGGCGCGGTCTGGGAACCCGGCGGCGACGAGCTGACGCCCAAGATGTCGCTCAAGCGCGTCCCGATCGCGACCAAGTACCAGGCCGAGATCCAGGCGCTGTATGCCGAGAACGCCTCCGACCGGGTCGTCAACGTCAAGTAG
- a CDS encoding nuclear transport factor 2 family protein: protein MTNENPTEGAIHRYFDALQTGTPTLLKECFTDDARWFAPGRLPNSGIWHGPNAIVEEFFPIAMARMQPGSFTTELLSLTIGDSNAVVEWRSRATTISGHEYDNAYIANFIVTDGKISEVREYFDTHRGETLYQ, encoded by the coding sequence GTGACCAACGAGAACCCCACCGAGGGCGCCATCCATCGCTACTTCGATGCACTCCAGACCGGGACCCCGACGCTCCTGAAGGAGTGCTTCACCGATGACGCGCGATGGTTCGCACCAGGCCGTCTGCCCAACTCCGGAATCTGGCACGGGCCGAACGCCATCGTTGAGGAGTTCTTTCCGATCGCGATGGCCAGGATGCAGCCGGGGTCGTTCACCACTGAACTGCTCAGCCTGACCATCGGCGACTCGAACGCCGTCGTCGAGTGGCGATCGAGGGCGACCACGATATCGGGCCACGAGTACGACAACGCCTACATCGCGAACTTCATCGTCACGGACGGCAAGATCTCCGAGGTGCGCGAGTACTTCGACACCCACCGCGGCGAGACGCTGTACCAGTAG
- a CDS encoding TetR-like C-terminal domain-containing protein, giving the protein MAAAQTETDQRDRLLAAANAYWDFAFEQPHPYRLMHNLLNVPFRTADAPPAAVACFDVLAGIAAADQPEHPATALDSDAPADLFWAHLHGLVILALDGRIKGGADRARALLPYVVTRL; this is encoded by the coding sequence CTGGCCGCTGCGCAAACCGAGACCGACCAGCGTGACCGGCTGCTGGCGGCGGCGAATGCCTACTGGGACTTCGCCTTCGAGCAGCCGCATCCGTATCGGCTCATGCACAACCTGCTGAACGTGCCGTTCCGCACAGCCGACGCGCCACCGGCCGCGGTCGCGTGCTTCGACGTGCTTGCCGGGATCGCGGCGGCCGACCAGCCCGAGCACCCCGCGACGGCCCTCGACTCGGACGCCCCCGCCGACCTGTTCTGGGCGCACCTGCACGGACTGGTGATCCTCGCCCTCGACGGACGCATCAAGGGTGGCGCCGACCGAGCGCGCGCATTGCTGCCATATGTCGTGACGCGACTGTAG
- a CDS encoding class I SAM-dependent methyltransferase, which produces MPEAEKIHVDLTGAPQTMLATLYAKALDAEAENPLLGDTWARDAVRRIDYDWRSTRITRRNQSGVTVRTVHFDNWAREFLALHDRAAVLHLGCGLDSRAFRLDPGPEVEWYDVDYPEVITLHEQLYPAREHHHRVAASVTDPAWLQAIPADRPVLMIAEGLTMYLTEDTGVALLRAVVEHFPSGELQFDAFNALGIRSQKINPVVRRSGATLYWAINGPDDIVSAVPGVRQLAAISVFDSESFQRGVSGGYRLMGRVMSLVPAMRMIAQYHRYAF; this is translated from the coding sequence CTGCCCGAAGCCGAGAAGATCCACGTCGACCTCACCGGAGCACCGCAGACGATGCTCGCAACGCTGTATGCCAAGGCGCTGGACGCCGAGGCCGAAAACCCGCTTCTGGGCGACACCTGGGCCAGGGATGCGGTACGCCGGATCGACTACGACTGGCGAAGCACGAGAATCACGAGACGCAACCAATCCGGAGTGACAGTTCGCACGGTCCACTTCGACAACTGGGCCCGCGAGTTCCTCGCCCTGCATGACCGTGCCGCGGTATTGCACCTCGGTTGCGGGCTGGACAGCCGGGCGTTCCGGCTGGATCCCGGCCCCGAAGTCGAGTGGTATGACGTCGATTACCCCGAGGTGATCACGCTGCACGAGCAGCTCTACCCCGCCCGCGAGCACCATCACCGTGTCGCCGCCTCCGTGACGGATCCGGCGTGGCTGCAAGCGATCCCCGCCGACCGGCCGGTGCTGATGATCGCCGAGGGCTTGACCATGTACCTCACCGAAGACACCGGCGTCGCCCTACTGCGCGCAGTGGTCGAGCACTTTCCCTCCGGTGAACTGCAATTCGACGCATTCAACGCCCTCGGGATCAGGTCGCAGAAAATCAACCCGGTCGTTCGGCGCTCCGGTGCGACGCTGTACTGGGCGATCAATGGTCCCGACGACATCGTCTCCGCTGTGCCCGGAGTTCGGCAGCTCGCCGCGATATCGGTATTCGACTCCGAGTCGTTCCAGCGGGGAGTCTCCGGCGGCTATCGGTTGATGGGAAGGGTGATGTCGCTGGTTCCGGCAATGCGGATGATCGCCCAGTACCACCGCTACGCCTTCTGA
- a CDS encoding YbhB/YbcL family Raf kinase inhibitor-like protein, producing the protein MTHNPYDALPQVPSFTLTSTDVTDGQPLHNDQVSGVFGAGGKDISPQLSWSGFPAETKSFAVTVYDPDAPTASGFWHWAVADIPGTVTSLPSGAGSGEEGGALPTGAITLRNDGGFHGFVGSAPPPGHGPHRYFIVVHAVDVESLGIDENATPAYLGFNLFSHTLARATLIGTYEQK; encoded by the coding sequence ATGACCCACAACCCGTACGACGCACTGCCTCAGGTACCGTCGTTCACCCTCACTTCCACCGACGTGACCGACGGCCAGCCGTTGCACAACGATCAGGTCAGTGGCGTGTTCGGCGCGGGCGGCAAAGACATCTCCCCGCAGCTGTCCTGGTCGGGCTTTCCCGCGGAAACCAAGAGCTTCGCGGTCACCGTCTACGACCCCGACGCGCCCACCGCCTCCGGCTTCTGGCACTGGGCTGTCGCCGATATCCCGGGCACCGTGACCTCCCTGCCCAGCGGCGCGGGCAGCGGCGAGGAAGGCGGCGCCCTCCCGACCGGCGCCATCACGCTCCGCAACGACGGCGGCTTCCACGGCTTCGTCGGGTCCGCCCCGCCGCCCGGGCACGGCCCGCACCGCTACTTCATCGTCGTCCACGCCGTCGACGTCGAAAGCCTCGGTATCGACGAGAACGCCACCCCCGCCTACCTCGGCTTCAACCTGTTCTCCCACACCCTGGCCCGCGCCACCCTGATCGGCACCTACGAGCAGAAGTAG
- a CDS encoding M20/M25/M40 family metallo-hydrolase → MSATGEGIDPNKSTRAVSEVVELVSTLIRFDTSNTGDLATTKGERECAQWVADQLHQAGYVTEYVESGAPGRGNVFARLEGADRNRGALMIHGHLDVVPAEAADWSVHPFSGAVRDGYVWGRGAIDMKDMVGMALAVARQFKLEGTVPPRDLVFAFLADEENGGKWGSQWLVDNRPDLFAGVTEAVGEVGGFSLTVPRPDGTERRLYLVETAEKGLGWMRLRAKARAGHGSFLHEDNAVTVLADAVARLGKHTFPLVLSDSVAAFLAAVAEETGLEFDPSSPDIEGQLAKLGTISRIIGATLRDTANPTMLQAGYKANVIPQTAEAVVDCRVVPGRQAAFEREVDELIGPYVEREWITKLDSYETTFDGDLVDAMNNAVLAHDARGRTVPYMLSGGTDAKAFARLGIRCFGFAPLQLPPELDFTALFHGVDERVPVEALEFGTRVLEHFLLHS, encoded by the coding sequence GTGTCCGCAACTGGCGAAGGAATCGACCCGAACAAAAGCACCCGCGCGGTGTCGGAAGTGGTGGAGCTGGTCAGCACGCTGATCCGCTTCGACACCTCCAACACCGGCGACCTTGCCACCACCAAGGGGGAGCGCGAGTGCGCACAGTGGGTGGCCGACCAGCTGCACCAGGCGGGTTATGTCACCGAGTACGTGGAGTCCGGCGCCCCGGGACGCGGCAATGTCTTCGCCCGGCTGGAAGGCGCGGATCGCAATCGTGGCGCGCTGATGATCCACGGGCACCTGGACGTGGTGCCGGCCGAGGCCGCCGACTGGAGTGTGCACCCGTTCTCCGGTGCCGTCCGCGACGGCTACGTGTGGGGTCGCGGCGCGATCGACATGAAGGACATGGTCGGGATGGCGCTGGCGGTGGCCCGCCAGTTCAAGCTCGAGGGCACGGTACCTCCGCGCGATCTGGTCTTCGCCTTCCTCGCCGACGAGGAGAACGGCGGCAAGTGGGGCTCGCAGTGGCTGGTGGACAACCGGCCCGACCTGTTCGCCGGCGTCACCGAGGCGGTGGGGGAGGTCGGCGGCTTCTCGCTGACCGTGCCGCGCCCCGACGGCACCGAACGCAGGCTATATCTGGTGGAGACCGCCGAGAAGGGGCTGGGCTGGATGCGGTTGCGCGCCAAGGCCCGCGCGGGACACGGCTCGTTCCTGCACGAAGACAACGCGGTGACCGTCCTCGCCGACGCGGTAGCACGATTGGGCAAACACACCTTCCCCCTTGTGCTTTCGGATTCGGTGGCCGCGTTCCTGGCCGCCGTCGCCGAAGAGACCGGCCTCGAGTTCGACCCGTCGAGCCCCGATATCGAAGGCCAGCTGGCGAAGCTGGGCACGATCTCGCGCATCATCGGCGCGACGCTGCGCGACACCGCGAACCCGACCATGCTGCAGGCGGGATACAAGGCCAACGTGATCCCGCAGACCGCCGAGGCGGTGGTGGACTGCCGCGTGGTCCCGGGGCGGCAGGCGGCGTTCGAACGCGAGGTGGACGAGCTGATCGGCCCCTATGTCGAACGCGAGTGGATCACCAAACTCGACTCCTACGAGACGACTTTCGACGGCGATCTGGTCGACGCGATGAACAACGCCGTGCTCGCCCACGATGCCCGGGGCCGCACGGTGCCCTACATGCTCTCCGGCGGCACAGACGCGAAAGCGTTCGCCCGCCTGGGGATTCGCTGCTTCGGTTTCGCCCCGCTGCAGCTGCCCCCTGAGCTGGACTTCACCGCTCTGTTCCACGGCGTCGACGAGCGGGTACCGGTGGAGGCCCTCGAATTCGGCACCCGCGTGCTGGAACACTTCCTACTGCACAGCTGA
- a CDS encoding GtrA family protein, translating to MTSALGGQARRRELIRFASVGVAAFTLDTAVFLTLKSTVLESHPVTAKVLAVLAAITLSYVLNKQWSFSARGGRRGHHEAALFYLVSFLAVAINTAPLWVSRYVLHLEVPEVSRFTQNLADFVAAQLIGTALGMVFRFWAFVRVVFPDEVDPTGTELRSP from the coding sequence GTGACGTCCGCGCTGGGGGGCCAGGCACGGCGTCGAGAACTGATCCGATTCGCTTCCGTCGGCGTCGCCGCGTTCACGCTGGACACCGCGGTCTTCCTGACCCTGAAGAGCACTGTGCTCGAGTCGCATCCGGTCACCGCCAAAGTCCTCGCGGTGCTCGCGGCGATCACGCTGTCGTATGTGCTGAACAAGCAATGGTCCTTCAGCGCGCGCGGCGGGCGGCGCGGCCATCACGAGGCCGCGCTGTTCTACCTGGTCAGTTTCCTGGCCGTCGCGATCAATACCGCGCCGTTGTGGGTTTCACGGTATGTGCTGCACCTGGAGGTGCCCGAGGTCTCCCGGTTCACCCAGAACCTGGCCGATTTCGTGGCCGCGCAGCTGATCGGCACCGCTTTGGGCATGGTGTTCCGATTCTGGGCGTTCGTACGAGTGGTGTTCCCCGATGAGGTCGACCCCACCGGCACCGAGTTGCGATCACCCTGA
- a CDS encoding beta-ketoacyl synthase N-terminal-like domain-containing protein — protein MKKSKRRTRHQQAERDTPVRAAEPIAVVGMSCRFAGGADSPEALWRLLIEETDAVADAPPPGRWSGDYRDSDRAAAGKTVSVAGGYLPDVAGFDAEFFGITPREAADMDPQQRLALELAWEAFEDAGIRPDRVPETGVYFANKFNDYRAVKLARGATAITPFTSTGDVEGVIANRVSYFLGFDGPSMTVNASCAGSLVAVHLACQALRAGESVLAIAGGVQLNLIPETAIGLSALGVLSAHGRSRTFDASADGYARGEGGAVVVLKPLTQALRDGDRVYCTLLGSATNNNGSHRSMPASSAEGQRQLLRRACTRAGVDPVTIDYVEAHGTGTAVGDRAELSALAEVYGTGRAADDPLTVGSLKTNIGHTEAAAGMAGLVKVALALSHRRMPRSLHFDRAPSDFELAAVGLRVADTALPWPRHDGPARAAVSAFGFGGSNAHVIAEAAPRTAPVTASDAPERLVVLSSRTEAALRAHARRLRDHLRSEPGILLGDLAHTLATRTPLRYRLSVVAENVDHVVEFLDSYLDATGADDADSAADRENEVLSRLLSAALRPGTVGRRELLEAAGTLFRRGVEPDWVAVNPTGRPISLPTYPFQRQRHWAAPEAPGEEPGVDRPESSGTYSASAEFTASIGRSTPRRTATERVEPDIESSDYAALVESPAVVGSSSPAVTKRRTESDTAPSESSAIDSAAIEPAAPARDSASIDRLTDSGEPGSTVESDVAALAAMVTNELAEVVGIPADRVDVRQNFDQLGIGSVHAVELSARLSARLGIDVPAAIIWGCPTVELLAAELGTRLVPVSHAAESVARPPSRAAVLEPTLDEEALSTAELLALSRELLG, from the coding sequence GTGAAGAAGTCCAAGCGGCGCACCCGTCACCAGCAGGCAGAGCGCGACACGCCGGTGCGGGCCGCAGAGCCCATCGCCGTGGTCGGGATGAGCTGCCGCTTCGCCGGAGGTGCGGATTCACCGGAAGCGTTGTGGCGCTTGCTGATCGAGGAGACCGACGCGGTCGCCGACGCGCCGCCGCCGGGCCGGTGGTCCGGTGACTATCGCGATTCCGACCGCGCCGCCGCGGGCAAGACGGTGTCGGTCGCCGGGGGCTATCTGCCGGATGTCGCCGGGTTCGACGCCGAGTTCTTCGGGATCACCCCGCGCGAGGCGGCGGATATGGATCCGCAGCAGCGCTTGGCGCTGGAATTGGCCTGGGAAGCGTTCGAGGACGCGGGCATCCGGCCCGACCGGGTTCCGGAGACCGGCGTGTATTTCGCCAACAAGTTCAACGACTATCGCGCCGTCAAACTCGCTCGGGGCGCCACCGCGATCACGCCGTTCACCAGTACCGGCGACGTCGAGGGCGTCATCGCCAACCGGGTGTCGTACTTCCTGGGTTTCGACGGACCGAGCATGACCGTGAACGCCTCCTGCGCGGGATCGCTGGTCGCGGTGCATCTGGCCTGCCAAGCGCTGCGGGCGGGTGAGAGCGTGCTCGCGATCGCCGGTGGCGTGCAGTTGAACCTGATTCCCGAGACCGCGATCGGTCTGTCCGCGCTGGGCGTGCTGTCCGCACACGGCCGCTCCCGCACCTTCGACGCCTCCGCGGACGGCTACGCGCGCGGCGAGGGTGGCGCGGTGGTTGTGCTCAAACCGCTGACGCAGGCGCTGCGTGACGGCGACCGCGTCTATTGCACCCTGCTGGGCAGCGCCACCAACAACAACGGCAGCCACCGCTCCATGCCCGCCAGCAGCGCCGAGGGGCAGCGGCAGCTACTGCGGCGGGCGTGCACGCGAGCGGGTGTCGACCCGGTGACGATCGACTACGTCGAGGCGCACGGCACGGGCACCGCCGTCGGTGACCGCGCGGAACTGTCCGCGCTGGCCGAAGTCTATGGAACCGGCCGCGCCGCCGATGACCCGTTGACGGTCGGCTCCCTCAAAACCAATATCGGTCACACCGAGGCGGCCGCGGGAATGGCGGGTCTGGTGAAGGTCGCCCTCGCCCTGTCGCACCGCCGCATGCCGCGCAGCCTCCATTTCGACCGTGCGCCATCCGATTTCGAGTTGGCGGCGGTGGGACTGCGGGTCGCTGACACCGCGTTGCCGTGGCCCCGGCACGATGGTCCGGCACGTGCCGCGGTGAGCGCGTTCGGTTTCGGCGGCTCCAACGCCCACGTGATCGCCGAAGCGGCGCCCCGAACCGCACCGGTGACCGCGTCCGATGCCCCGGAACGGCTGGTGGTGCTGTCCTCGCGCACCGAGGCCGCGTTACGGGCGCACGCCCGTCGTCTGCGCGACCATCTCCGGAGCGAACCCGGTATCCTCCTCGGTGACCTCGCGCATACGCTCGCCACGAGAACGCCGTTGCGCTATCGGCTGTCAGTGGTGGCCGAGAATGTGGACCACGTTGTCGAGTTCCTCGACAGCTACCTCGACGCGACCGGGGCCGACGATGCGGACAGCGCCGCTGACAGGGAAAACGAGGTGCTGAGCCGACTGCTGTCCGCGGCTCTGCGGCCGGGCACGGTGGGCCGGCGTGAGCTGCTGGAAGCGGCGGGCACGCTGTTCCGGCGTGGCGTCGAGCCCGACTGGGTGGCAGTCAACCCAACGGGCCGTCCGATCTCGCTGCCCACCTATCCGTTTCAGCGGCAACGGCATTGGGCTGCCCCGGAGGCCCCCGGTGAAGAGCCTGGTGTCGACCGGCCCGAGTCCTCGGGGACCTATTCCGCGTCAGCCGAATTCACTGCCTCCATTGGTCGATCGACCCCGCGGCGTACGGCGACCGAGCGCGTCGAGCCTGACATCGAGTCGTCGGACTATGCCGCGCTGGTCGAATCCCCTGCTGTCGTTGGTAGTTCGAGTCCCGCCGTGACCAAGCGGCGCACCGAGTCGGATACCGCGCCGAGCGAATCGTCGGCGATCGATTCCGCTGCGATCGAACCCGCTGCGCCCGCTCGTGATTCGGCATCGATCGATCGGCTCACCGATTCCGGGGAGCCGGGAAGTACCGTCGAGTCCGACGTCGCGGCGCTTGCCGCCATGGTCACGAATGAGCTGGCCGAGGTCGTCGGCATCCCGGCTGATCGCGTCGACGTGCGCCAGAACTTCGACCAGCTCGGAATCGGCTCGGTGCATGCGGTGGAGCTCAGCGCGCGCCTCAGCGCCCGGCTCGGCATCGACGTCCCGGCCGCCATCATCTGGGGGTGCCCCACTGTCGAGCTGCTGGCCGCTGAACTGGGGACCCGCCTCGTCCCCGTGAGCCATGCAGCGGAATCCGTCGCCAGGCCGCCTTCCCGGGCGGCGGTTCTCGAACCGACGCTGGACGAGGAAGCCCTCTCCACCGCCGAGCTCCTCGCACTGAGCCGAGAACTCCTGGGCTGA
- a CDS encoding cytochrome P450 gives MKAPGPGLVETGRMLPKLAKNPLATVGELLDGYGDVVRVKAGPMLVYLVADPAMTEYVLKDNYTNYRKSPIYDEFSILLGDGQLTTNNLEYWRKQRKLISPAFSHSHVKGFADDITDSAAAMLDGWDAAAGEFRDIYDDYVKLLLAVTGRILFSIDLSTGTTQVTDAMRAAFALIMKRVNAPVKLPQSFPTPEARRVARKVDELDDVVRHLIDERRRGADTIDVLTALVRARDEGGQGMREEDLLNEIKTLLVAGHESPANALSWACYLLATHPEIQERLAEEVRAAIGDRTPSFADLGQLGYCRMVIEETMRLYPPAWIVERTPIADDEIGGYHVPAGARVTLCMYYIHRDKRLWDDPEQFRPERFTDQEVAERHKFAFFPFSGGPRICLGKDMSMTEMVLILAMTVQRFRLELDDAHPVVPLASVNLRPEFGIRIRPVRRVTQSATT, from the coding sequence ATGAAAGCACCCGGGCCAGGTCTGGTGGAAACCGGACGCATGCTGCCGAAATTGGCGAAGAACCCGCTCGCCACAGTGGGCGAGCTGCTGGACGGTTACGGCGACGTCGTGCGGGTCAAGGCGGGCCCGATGCTGGTCTACCTCGTCGCGGACCCGGCGATGACCGAGTACGTGCTCAAGGACAACTACACCAACTACCGCAAGAGCCCGATCTACGACGAGTTCAGCATCCTGCTCGGCGACGGCCAGCTGACCACCAACAACCTGGAATACTGGCGCAAGCAGCGCAAACTCATCTCCCCGGCGTTCTCCCACTCGCACGTCAAGGGTTTCGCCGACGACATCACCGACAGCGCCGCGGCGATGCTCGACGGCTGGGACGCCGCGGCCGGGGAGTTCCGCGACATCTACGACGACTACGTCAAGCTGTTGCTCGCCGTGACCGGCCGGATCCTGTTCAGCATCGACCTGTCCACTGGCACCACCCAGGTGACCGACGCGATGCGGGCGGCATTCGCGCTCATCATGAAGCGGGTGAACGCGCCGGTGAAGCTGCCGCAGTCCTTCCCGACTCCCGAGGCGCGCCGGGTCGCGCGCAAGGTCGACGAACTCGACGACGTGGTGCGTCATCTCATCGACGAACGCCGTCGAGGCGCCGACACCATCGACGTGCTCACCGCGCTGGTGCGCGCCCGTGACGAGGGCGGCCAAGGCATGCGCGAGGAGGACCTGCTCAACGAGATCAAGACCCTCCTGGTCGCGGGCCACGAGTCCCCGGCGAACGCGCTCTCGTGGGCGTGCTACCTGCTGGCCACCCATCCCGAGATTCAGGAGCGGTTGGCCGAGGAGGTGCGCGCGGCGATCGGCGACCGCACGCCGAGCTTCGCCGATCTCGGGCAGCTCGGCTACTGCCGCATGGTCATCGAGGAGACCATGCGGCTGTATCCGCCCGCCTGGATCGTGGAGCGCACGCCGATCGCCGACGACGAGATCGGCGGCTACCACGTTCCCGCCGGAGCGCGAGTCACCTTGTGCATGTACTACATTCACCGCGACAAGCGACTGTGGGACGACCCGGAGCAGTTCCGTCCGGAGCGTTTCACCGACCAAGAGGTGGCCGAGCGGCACAAGTTCGCGTTCTTCCCGTTCTCCGGCGGTCCACGCATCTGCCTGGGCAAGGACATGTCGATGACGGAGATGGTGCTGATCCTGGCGATGACGGTGCAGCGTTTCCGGCTCGAACTCGACGACGCCCACCCGGTGGTGCCGCTGGCCTCGGTGAATCTGCGACCGGAATTCGGCATCCGCATTCGGCCGGTCCGCCGCGTCACCCAGTCGGCGACCACCTGA